In Labrys wisconsinensis, the following proteins share a genomic window:
- a CDS encoding ABC transporter ATP-binding protein: MSARWIDDPILKVDHLTMRFGGLIAVNDLVFQVGRGDITALIGPNGAGKTTVFNCITGFYKPTEGRIALRHGDPSVWGGLEALTTRTGRASPPGSDRLFLLERMPDFLVSQKARVARTFQNIRLFSGMTVLENLLVAQHNPLLKASGFSILGIFGLPIYTSAERAAIERAKYWLDKIDLIHRADDAAGDLPYGDQRRLEIARAMCTEPVLLCLDEPAAGLNPRESGELNRLLRSIRTEHETSVLLIEHDMSVVMEISDHVVVLDYGTKISDGTPDEVRNDPKVIAAYLGVDDEEVEKVEAEVGL, from the coding sequence ATGAGCGCCCGCTGGATCGACGACCCCATCCTCAAGGTCGACCACCTCACCATGCGCTTCGGCGGCCTCATCGCCGTCAACGACCTCGTCTTCCAGGTCGGCCGCGGCGACATCACCGCCCTGATCGGCCCGAACGGCGCCGGCAAGACCACGGTGTTCAACTGCATCACCGGCTTCTACAAGCCGACAGAGGGCCGCATCGCCCTGCGCCACGGCGACCCTTCGGTCTGGGGCGGGCTCGAGGCGCTGACGACCCGGACCGGCCGCGCCAGCCCGCCCGGCTCCGACCGGCTCTTCCTGCTGGAGCGCATGCCGGACTTCCTAGTGTCGCAGAAGGCGCGGGTGGCGCGCACCTTCCAGAACATCCGCCTGTTCTCCGGCATGACCGTGCTGGAGAACCTCCTGGTCGCCCAGCACAATCCGCTGCTGAAGGCCTCGGGCTTTTCCATCCTCGGTATCTTCGGCCTGCCGATCTATACCAGCGCGGAAAGGGCGGCGATCGAGCGGGCCAAGTACTGGCTCGACAAGATCGACCTGATCCACCGCGCCGACGACGCGGCCGGCGACCTGCCCTATGGCGACCAGCGCCGCCTGGAGATCGCCCGCGCCATGTGCACCGAGCCGGTGCTGCTCTGCCTCGACGAGCCGGCTGCCGGCCTCAACCCGCGCGAAAGCGGTGAGCTCAACCGGCTGCTGCGCAGCATCCGGACCGAGCACGAGACTTCGGTCCTCCTGATCGAGCACGACATGTCGGTGGTGATGGAGATCTCCGACCATGTCGTGGTGCTCGACTACGGCACCAAGATCTCGGACGGCACCCCCGACGAGGTGCGCAACGACCCCAAGGTCATTGCCGCCTATCTCGGTGTCGACGACGAGGAGGTGGAGAAGGTCGAGGCGGAGGTCGGACTATGA
- a CDS encoding ABC transporter ATP-binding protein encodes MSEALRTPLLSVRGVETYYGNIIALKGVDIDVHEGEIVTLIGANGAGKSTLMMTIFGSPRARNGQIHYEGRDITRLATHEIARLRIAQSPEGRRIFPRMTVMENLQMGAAIDGYAHFEEDLAAMFTLFPRLKERVAQRGGTLSGGEQQMLAIARALMSRPRLLMLDEPSLGLAPLIVRQIFDAIRELNRSQKLTVFLVEQNAFHALKLAHRGYVLVNGVVTMSGSGQELLARPEVRAAYLEGGRH; translated from the coding sequence ATGAGCGAGGCACTCCGCACGCCCCTTCTGTCGGTCAGAGGCGTCGAGACCTATTACGGCAACATCATCGCGCTCAAGGGCGTCGACATCGACGTCCACGAGGGCGAGATCGTCACGCTGATCGGGGCGAACGGCGCCGGCAAGTCGACGCTGATGATGACCATCTTCGGCTCGCCGCGCGCCCGCAACGGCCAGATCCACTACGAGGGCCGCGACATCACCCGCCTGGCGACGCATGAGATCGCGCGCCTGCGCATCGCCCAGTCGCCCGAGGGCCGGCGCATCTTCCCGCGCATGACGGTGATGGAGAATCTCCAGATGGGCGCCGCCATCGACGGCTACGCCCATTTCGAGGAGGACCTCGCCGCGATGTTCACCCTGTTCCCCCGCCTCAAGGAGCGGGTGGCCCAGCGTGGCGGCACCCTGTCCGGCGGCGAGCAGCAGATGCTGGCCATCGCCCGGGCGCTGATGAGCCGGCCGCGGCTGCTGATGCTGGACGAGCCCTCGCTCGGCCTCGCCCCGCTGATCGTCCGGCAGATCTTCGATGCGATCCGCGAGCTCAACCGCAGCCAGAAGCTCACCGTCTTCCTGGTCGAGCAGAACGCCTTCCACGCGCTGAAGCTCGCCCATCGCGGCTATGTCCTGGTCAACGGGGTCGTCACCATGTCGGGCAGCGGGCAGGAATTGCTGGCGCGCCCCGAGGTGCGGGCGGCCTATCTCGAGGGCGGGAGGCACTGA
- the livM gene encoding high-affinity branched-chain amino acid ABC transporter permease LivM codes for MSREGVIKTLDDQPVAGAAADVYGALRRAGIAGLLALGLFLPTVGLVTVQDISNKLILTTSIPLLLWLVFVVMFGRFVLSFIGDRRWWLISLAGIAVALYGAFEVLNADDQVSLKARTALVAIGVIIAVAADFFTERRKAIARDFGAGIGAVLRQPATGYVLLGAVIAYPLVMLAIHGPGGSIKWIDNYGIQILIYIMLGWGLNIVVGLAGLLDLGYVAFYAVGAYSYGLLSTQFGLSFWILLPLSGILAAFWGVILGFPVLRLRGDYLAIVTLAFGEIVRLVLINWKDFSNGYEGISGIPRPTFFGLPFNASDSGFAAFFGLPFSPIYRTIFLFYLILAMALVTAAVTLRLRRLPIGRAWEALREDEIACRSLGINTTKTKLTAFAIGAMFGGFAGAFFAARQGFISPESFVFTESATILAIVVLGGSGSLVGVVIAAFVLQGGFEFLRELDFLKQIFGADFDPTKYRALLFGAGMVVMMLWKPRGLISHRTPTAFLKERKTVSADLVKEGHG; via the coding sequence ATGAGCAGGGAAGGTGTGATCAAGACGCTGGACGATCAACCCGTCGCCGGCGCGGCTGCGGACGTCTACGGTGCCCTCAGGCGGGCCGGCATTGCCGGCCTCCTGGCCCTCGGCCTGTTCCTGCCGACCGTGGGCCTCGTCACGGTCCAGGACATCTCCAACAAGCTGATCCTGACCACGAGTATTCCACTGCTGCTCTGGCTGGTGTTCGTCGTGATGTTCGGGCGCTTCGTGCTGTCCTTCATCGGCGATCGGCGCTGGTGGCTGATTTCGCTGGCCGGCATCGCGGTGGCGCTCTACGGCGCCTTCGAGGTGCTCAACGCCGACGATCAGGTCTCGCTGAAGGCCCGCACCGCGCTGGTCGCCATCGGCGTGATCATCGCCGTGGCCGCTGATTTCTTCACGGAGCGGCGCAAGGCCATCGCCCGCGATTTCGGCGCCGGCATCGGCGCGGTGCTGCGGCAACCGGCCACCGGCTATGTCCTGCTCGGCGCCGTCATCGCCTATCCCCTGGTGATGCTGGCGATCCACGGCCCCGGCGGCTCGATCAAATGGATCGACAATTACGGCATCCAGATCCTGATCTACATCATGCTGGGCTGGGGCCTGAACATCGTGGTCGGCCTCGCAGGCCTGCTCGATCTCGGCTATGTCGCCTTCTACGCGGTCGGTGCCTATTCCTATGGCCTGCTGTCCACCCAGTTCGGCCTGTCCTTCTGGATCCTGCTGCCGCTCTCGGGCATCCTGGCCGCCTTCTGGGGCGTGATCCTCGGCTTCCCCGTGCTGCGCCTGCGCGGCGACTATCTCGCCATCGTCACCCTCGCCTTCGGCGAGATCGTCCGGCTGGTGCTGATCAACTGGAAGGACTTCTCCAACGGCTACGAGGGCATCTCGGGCATCCCGCGGCCGACCTTCTTCGGCCTGCCCTTCAACGCATCCGACAGCGGCTTCGCCGCCTTCTTCGGCCTGCCCTTCTCACCGATCTATCGCACCATCTTCCTGTTCTACCTGATCCTGGCCATGGCGCTGGTCACCGCGGCGGTGACGCTGCGGTTGCGCCGCCTGCCGATCGGCCGGGCCTGGGAAGCCCTGCGCGAGGACGAGATCGCCTGCCGGTCGCTGGGCATCAACACCACCAAGACCAAGCTCACGGCCTTTGCCATCGGCGCCATGTTCGGTGGCTTCGCCGGCGCCTTCTTCGCGGCGCGGCAGGGCTTCATCTCGCCGGAGAGCTTCGTCTTCACCGAATCGGCGACGATCCTGGCCATCGTCGTTCTCGGCGGTTCCGGAAGCCTGGTCGGCGTCGTCATCGCCGCCTTCGTCCTGCAAGGCGGCTTCGAGTTCCTGCGTGAGCTCGATTTCCTCAAGCAGATCTTCGGCGCCGACTTCGACCCCACCAAGTATCGTGCGTTGCTGTTCGGCGCCGGCATGGTGGTGATGATGCTGTGGAAACCCCGCGGCCTGATCTCGCACCGCACGCCGACGGCCTTCCTGAAGGAACGAAAAACCGTGTCCGCCGACCTCGTGAAGGAGGGCCACGGATGA
- a CDS encoding DUF6867 family protein has product MQGIIYEEPSAWLFLLVTVILGGAGAWMTGRACAQTWRPYYILAVYLVILAAAVRFIHMALFQGTLLSPHYFLVDLVVVQAIGAIGYRYTRVKQMVSKYTWLFEPAGPFAWRSKR; this is encoded by the coding sequence ATGCAGGGCATCATCTACGAGGAGCCCTCCGCCTGGCTGTTCCTGCTCGTCACCGTGATCCTCGGCGGCGCCGGAGCCTGGATGACCGGCCGCGCCTGCGCCCAGACCTGGCGGCCCTACTACATCCTGGCGGTCTATCTCGTCATCCTCGCCGCCGCGGTGCGCTTCATCCACATGGCCCTGTTCCAGGGCACGCTCCTGTCCCCGCACTATTTCCTGGTCGACCTCGTCGTCGTCCAGGCCATCGGCGCCATCGGCTACCGCTACACCCGCGTCAAGCAGATGGTGTCGAAATACACGTGGCTGTTCGAGCCGGCGGGACCCTTTGCCTGGCGCTCGAAGCGCTGA
- a CDS encoding branched-chain amino acid ABC transporter substrate-binding protein, giving the protein MKKLWLTSAVLVAGLALGGVAHAEIKVGVAGPITGPNAAFGAQLKNGTEQAVEDINAAGGINGEKIVLETGDDVSDPKQGVSVANKFVGDGVTLVVGHFNSGVTIPASEVYAENGILFITPSATNPKVTERGLWDAFRTCGRDDQQGKLWADYAKANFAGKKIAIAHDKTTYGQGLADAAKGFMNADGIKEVLYEGVNTGEKDYSALVSKIKASGADILMWGGLHTEGGLIVRQMRDQGLKTVMMSGDGITSDEFATIGGDGVIGTLMSFGPDPRKNPAAADVVAKFKAKNFEPEGYTLYSYAAMQIFAQAAAEAKSSDPKKLADVMHSGKVFKTVIGDISYDKKGDRTTVDYVMYTWKKGDDGKITYFQN; this is encoded by the coding sequence ATGAAAAAACTTTGGTTGACCAGCGCCGTGCTGGTTGCCGGCCTCGCCCTCGGCGGCGTGGCCCATGCCGAGATCAAGGTCGGCGTGGCCGGCCCGATCACCGGCCCGAACGCGGCTTTCGGCGCCCAGCTCAAGAACGGCACCGAGCAGGCGGTGGAAGACATCAACGCCGCCGGCGGCATCAACGGCGAGAAGATCGTGCTGGAGACCGGCGACGACGTCTCCGATCCCAAGCAGGGCGTCTCGGTCGCCAACAAGTTCGTCGGCGACGGCGTGACCCTGGTGGTGGGCCACTTCAACTCGGGCGTCACAATCCCGGCCTCCGAAGTCTATGCCGAGAACGGCATCCTGTTCATCACCCCCTCGGCCACCAACCCGAAGGTGACGGAACGTGGGCTGTGGGACGCCTTCCGCACCTGCGGCCGCGACGACCAGCAGGGCAAGCTCTGGGCCGACTATGCCAAGGCGAATTTCGCCGGCAAGAAGATCGCCATCGCCCATGACAAGACCACCTACGGTCAGGGCCTGGCCGACGCCGCCAAGGGCTTCATGAATGCCGACGGCATCAAGGAAGTGCTGTACGAGGGCGTCAACACCGGCGAGAAGGACTATTCGGCCCTGGTCTCCAAGATCAAGGCGTCGGGCGCCGACATCCTGATGTGGGGCGGCCTGCACACGGAGGGCGGTCTGATCGTGCGCCAGATGCGCGACCAGGGCCTCAAGACCGTGATGATGTCCGGCGACGGCATCACCTCCGACGAGTTCGCCACCATCGGCGGCGACGGCGTCATCGGCACGCTGATGTCCTTCGGCCCCGATCCGCGCAAGAACCCGGCCGCGGCTGACGTCGTCGCCAAGTTCAAGGCCAAGAACTTCGAGCCGGAAGGCTATACGCTCTATTCCTACGCCGCCATGCAGATCTTCGCCCAGGCAGCGGCGGAAGCCAAGTCCTCCGACCCCAAGAAGCTCGCCGACGTCATGCATTCGGGCAAGGTCTTCAAGACCGTGATCGGCGACATCTCCTACGACAAGAAGGGTGACCGCACCACCGTCGACTACGTCATGTACACCTGGAAGAAGGGTGACGACGGCAAGATCACCTACTTCCAGAACTGA
- a CDS encoding alpha/beta hydrolase family protein, which produces MPKVLIPVLILSALIGWSSARAGEAARPCHVSALQPGGRDSPAAETYSVGARPLAVAAPERGGVIDATLWYPTGSSGRRVVVGDDSPLFQGTPALADSAIREGCRPLVVLSQGGLRSGPNIGAWMASRLAAKGFVVAMLRQPDPRHLTEAQTLPEIWLRPADISAALTAILGNADLSRHIDPDRIGVLGYQIGGTAALSLAGGRLDAASVQASCDAGGVGVDCGRFRKAGLDLRTIDAERLGRPNADARIRAIVVVDPEFSRDFTRASLENISIPVSLVNLGRPEALWPGLDAQGLTRSIRQARYDAMPDATQFSAFPLCKPGAADILRSDGEEAICDDPLGGRGRGQIHDALAQRVAAAFRSSF; this is translated from the coding sequence ATGCCCAAGGTCCTGATTCCTGTTCTCATTCTTTCTGCCCTGATCGGCTGGTCCTCCGCCCGCGCGGGGGAGGCCGCACGGCCATGCCATGTGTCCGCGCTGCAGCCGGGCGGCCGGGATAGTCCGGCTGCGGAGACGTATTCCGTCGGTGCGCGTCCTCTCGCGGTGGCGGCGCCGGAGCGCGGCGGCGTCATCGACGCCACGCTCTGGTATCCGACGGGATCGTCCGGTCGGCGCGTCGTCGTCGGTGACGATAGTCCCCTGTTCCAGGGCACTCCGGCCCTGGCGGACAGCGCGATCCGCGAAGGGTGCCGGCCCCTCGTGGTGTTGTCGCAGGGCGGGCTGCGGTCCGGCCCGAACATCGGCGCCTGGATGGCGTCGCGCCTGGCGGCGAAGGGCTTCGTGGTTGCGATGCTGCGTCAACCCGATCCGAGACATCTGACCGAAGCGCAGACGTTGCCCGAAATCTGGCTGCGCCCCGCCGACATCTCGGCGGCGCTCACGGCCATTCTGGGAAACGCCGATCTTTCAAGGCATATCGATCCCGATCGGATCGGCGTGCTCGGCTACCAGATCGGAGGCACCGCGGCGCTTTCTCTTGCCGGAGGGCGTCTGGATGCGGCGAGCGTCCAGGCTTCCTGTGACGCAGGCGGCGTTGGTGTCGACTGCGGGAGATTCCGGAAAGCCGGCCTGGATCTGCGCACCATCGATGCGGAACGGCTCGGCCGCCCGAATGCCGATGCGCGCATCCGGGCGATCGTCGTCGTCGATCCCGAGTTCAGTCGCGACTTCACCCGGGCAAGCCTCGAAAACATCTCCATCCCGGTCAGCCTCGTCAATCTGGGCAGGCCGGAGGCCCTCTGGCCCGGTCTCGACGCTCAAGGACTGACCCGCTCGATCCGGCAGGCCCGCTACGACGCGATGCCGGACGCGACGCAGTTCAGCGCCTTTCCCTTGTGCAAGCCCGGCGCGGCCGACATCCTGCGCTCGGACGGCGAGGAAGCGATCTGTGATGATCCCCTGGGCGGGCGCGGTCGCGGGCAGATCCATGACGCGCTTGCGCAGAGGGTTGCGGCAGCCTTCCGCTCGAGCTTCTGA
- a CDS encoding cytochrome c biogenesis CcdA family protein, protein MADITLPAVFLAGLASFLSPCVLPLVPPYLTYLTGTTLDRLAADSVDAGVRRRAILVAALFVAGFATVFVILGATASVFGQLVRQHLDLLGTIAGIAIIVMGLHFLGLFRIGFLYREARFQGPTSTGLWSAYAMGLAFAFGWTPCIGPVLATVLAVAGREQSVGQGAFLLALYSAGLGVPFLAAAFAMGPFVRFLKRFRAHLGTVEKVMGGVLVLAGIAFLTGATTNLSYWLLETFPALGLVG, encoded by the coding sequence CTTGCCGGCCTCGCCTCCTTCCTGTCGCCCTGCGTGCTGCCGCTGGTCCCGCCCTATCTGACCTATCTCACCGGCACGACCCTCGACCGGCTCGCCGCGGACAGTGTCGATGCCGGCGTGCGCCGCCGCGCCATCCTGGTGGCGGCGCTGTTCGTCGCGGGCTTCGCCACGGTGTTCGTGATCCTGGGCGCCACGGCCTCGGTGTTCGGCCAACTCGTGCGCCAGCACCTCGACCTGCTCGGCACGATCGCCGGCATCGCCATCATCGTCATGGGCCTGCATTTCCTCGGCCTGTTCCGCATCGGCTTCCTCTATCGCGAGGCCCGGTTCCAGGGGCCGACCTCCACCGGCCTGTGGAGCGCCTATGCGATGGGCCTGGCCTTCGCCTTCGGCTGGACCCCCTGCATCGGGCCGGTCCTGGCCACGGTCCTGGCGGTGGCCGGCCGGGAGCAGAGCGTGGGGCAGGGGGCTTTCCTGCTTGCGCTCTATTCGGCCGGGCTCGGCGTGCCGTTCCTCGCCGCCGCCTTCGCCATGGGTCCGTTCGTGCGCTTCCTCAAGCGCTTCCGCGCCCATCTCGGCACGGTGGAGAAGGTGATGGGCGGGGTGCTCGTCCTCGCCGGCATCGCCTTCCTCACCGGGGCGACGACCAACCTGTCCTACTGGCTGCTGGAGACGTTCCCGGCGCTCGGGCTGGTGGGGTAG
- a CDS encoding branched-chain amino acid ABC transporter permease, which produces MQVEVFVQQLINGLTLGSIYGLIAIGYTMVFGIIGMVNFAHGDVFMLSAFIALIAFLLLTTWLGIASVALALLVVLIVGMAVTGLWSWTIERVAYRPLRGSFRLAPLISAIGMSIFLSNFVQVAQGPRNKAIPPMFSQTITVMHSETFDTVISYKQIIIFLVTGVLLAGFWYLVTKTPLGRAQRACEQDRKMAALLGVDVDKTISLTFVMGAALAAVAGVLYLTYYGVVTFSDGFVPGVKAFTAAVLGGIGSLPGAVLGGILIGLVETMWSAYFSIDYKDVAAFSILAITLIFLPQGLLGKPEVEKV; this is translated from the coding sequence ATGCAAGTCGAAGTGTTCGTCCAGCAGCTCATCAATGGGCTGACTCTCGGGTCCATCTACGGACTCATCGCCATCGGATACACGATGGTCTTCGGCATCATCGGCATGGTCAACTTCGCCCACGGCGACGTGTTCATGCTGTCCGCGTTCATCGCGCTGATCGCCTTCCTGCTGCTCACCACCTGGCTCGGCATCGCCTCGGTGGCGCTGGCGCTCCTGGTGGTGCTGATCGTCGGCATGGCGGTCACCGGCCTGTGGAGCTGGACCATCGAGCGCGTGGCCTACCGGCCGCTGCGCGGCTCCTTCCGCCTGGCGCCGCTGATCTCCGCCATCGGCATGTCGATCTTCCTGTCCAACTTCGTCCAGGTGGCGCAGGGGCCGCGCAACAAGGCGATCCCGCCGATGTTCTCCCAGACCATCACCGTGATGCATTCGGAGACCTTCGACACGGTGATCTCCTACAAGCAGATCATCATCTTCCTGGTGACGGGGGTGCTGCTGGCGGGCTTCTGGTATCTCGTCACCAAGACGCCGCTCGGCCGGGCCCAGCGCGCCTGCGAGCAGGACCGCAAGATGGCGGCCCTGCTCGGCGTCGACGTCGACAAGACGATCTCCCTCACCTTCGTCATGGGCGCGGCCCTGGCGGCGGTGGCCGGCGTCCTCTACCTCACCTATTACGGGGTCGTGACTTTCTCCGACGGCTTCGTGCCCGGCGTGAAGGCCTTCACGGCGGCGGTGCTCGGCGGCATCGGCTCTCTGCCCGGTGCGGTGCTCGGCGGCATCCTCATCGGCCTGGTCGAGACCATGTGGTCGGCCTATTTCTCCATCGACTACAAGGACGTCGCCGCCTTCTCCATTCTCGCCATCACGCTGATCTTCCTGCCGCAGGGCCTCCTCGGCAAACCCGAAGTCGAGAAGGTCTGA